One stretch of Carettochelys insculpta isolate YL-2023 chromosome 20, ASM3395843v1, whole genome shotgun sequence DNA includes these proteins:
- the CACNG1 gene encoding voltage-dependent calcium channel gamma-1 subunit, which yields MDEGKALKIRVTFSVILVGVSLMFAAVVTDHWAVLSHKVENYNSTCEAAHFGLWRLCTKQFYIQEQDTKERSCGQIMLTGDRNCSYFKHFSPGESSEIFERTTQKEYSISAAAIAIFSVGFAIIGTICILLSFRKNMDYLLKPASMFYTFAGLCMIISVEVMRQSVKRMIDSKETIWIEYYYSWSFACACASFVLLFICGIALLLIALPRFPQNPWETCMDAEPEH from the exons ATGGATGAAGGCAAAGCACTGAAAATCCGGGTGACTTTCTCTGTTATTTTGGTCGGTGTCTCTTTAATGTTTGCAGCTGTGGTGACCGATCACTGGGCAGTGCTGAGCCATAAAGTGGAGAATTACAATTCCACCTGTGAAGCTGCTCACTTCGGGCTATGGCGGCTCTGCACAAAGCAGTTTTACATCCAAGAACAAGATACCAAGGAGAGGAGCTGTGGGCAGATAATGCTGACAGGAG ACCGCAACTGTTCCTACTTCAAACACTTCTCGCCAGGAGAGAGCTCAGAGATATTTGAAAGAACCACCCAAAAAG AGTACAGCATTTCAGCTGCAGCCATCGCCATCTTCAGCGTTGGCTTTGCAATCATTGGAACAATCTGCATCCTCTTATCCTTCAGGAAAAATATGGATTATCTCCTGAAGCCAGCATCGATGTTCTACACCTTTGCAG GCCTCTGCATGATCATCTCTGTTGAAGTCATGAGACAGTCTGTGAAAAGAATGATTGACAGCAAGGAGACTATCTGGATCGAGTACTATTATTCCTGGTCTTTTGCCTGCGCCTGTGCCTCCTTCGTCCTCCTCTTCATCTGTGGGATCGCTCTGCTGCTAATCGCCTTGCCTCGTTTCCCACAGAACCCGTGGGAGACTTGTATGGACGCAGAACCAGAGCACTAA